From Clostridia bacterium:
CTATATTCTTCTAGTTTATCTTTTTGCAGCTGTATCTTTCCTTGCCCCTTCAACTTTTTTGTTGCTTCTACATCTGTATACTTCTGGATGATCTTCTGCCGTATTGCTTCAGCATTTTTGATCTCTGCTTCCACTACAGATATATTTTTTTGTACTAAAAAAGCTACCCTGATTGGTAGCTCTTTATCAGCAATTGATTTTATGCCTTCGTTTAATTGATATAGATTTTTAATTCTCAATTTATAATCTCCTTTCAAGTGTTTGTCTACGCCGCACTTTTGCCCTAATGCGACATAATCTCTAGTTTTTGCTCTTCCGTAATCCAACCTTTTAATACTGCATTATTAATCCCGTTTTCAGATAATTTCCCTTCATCAAATAGTCTTTTCAATGTTTCAAACATCACATATCACTCTCCAAACTATCCAGTATTAGCATATCAACCGTTTCTTGTAATATTTTAATTTGTTCTTGTAAAATCTCTTGTTCTGTCGGCTCTCTCGGTTCTTCTGGTGTTTTAGGTCTTTCTGTAAGATTATCTCTAGTTATTGTATCTACTACGCTATCTACATTTATTAAATATTTGCCATTGTTGTCTATTAAAAAATTATAAAAATCGTCTGTGATTTCTGTACACTCATTTTCGCAAAATTTTTCACCGTGTATTTCTGGCGTATAAAATCC
This genomic window contains:
- a CDS encoding XkdX family protein; the protein is MFETLKRLFDEGKLSENGINNAVLKGWITEEQKLEIMSH